The sequence GTAATTTGCTATAGGTCTCGCCCATTTTGGAAGAACACTTTCTGGAACAACTATACCAGCTAAAAATAGTAACGGCATTGATATAAAATTCACCACAGCTGTTGTAGATTTTATGCTCCTAGTCCCCATTGCTATCGCTAAACCAAGGCTCATAGAGAAAAGGGACGCGATGAATATTATGATCCAGCCAAGAGCACTCGGCACTATAGTTTCGCCAAACACAAATTTAGCATAGGCCAGTCCCACAATTATGCTGATCATTATAACTAAAAATGTGGAGAGCATCTTTCCCATCAGAAAGTCCCATGCGGTAGCAGGTGAAGCGGCTATTCTTCTGAGTGTGCCCTTCTCAATTTCTTCCAATGTGCCGGCTCCTACGGTAAGCATTGTAGCAAATAGGAATTGAATCCCTATAAAACTCGTTACATAGAATTGTATCGGCGTCGCTGTTTTGCCTTCTACCTCTTTCTCTTCTATCACAATAGGCTCAGCACTCGCGAGCATGTACTCCCTAATCATCTCTGTGGTGAGATTATACTCTGCGATAAGCCCTTTTGGAAGATAGGACTCCATATATTCGAGTTGCATCTCAAGGTTTCTGCGCTTCATCTCTTTTTCCATCTCTCCAAAAAAGCCTTTAACAACACCGCTTACTATTTGATAGTCTTGGGGATCACTCTTATCAAAGTAGAGGTAAACTCTCGCCTGCCTTCCACTCGTGAGGTTTGTCCCAAACCCTTTGGGAAAAATTACAACGGCATCTATTTTTCCGCTTTTGAGGGCTTCAACAGCACTGTTTTCGTCTTCAAACTCGAGTACGTTGAAGAGGTTTGTCTCCTCAAGTGTTACGTTTCTCATTATCTCAATTATATCATAAGCTGTAAATGGAGCACTTTCGTTTGTGTAAACAACTCCAACATCCACAGTAATCGGTGGGCTTTCACCGCCCCACATTGTTCCAAATAGGGTAATCCACATGAGCGGAAATATGAATATCCAAAAGAGGGCCATCTTTTCTCTGCGGAGCTCTTTTAAATCCTTTAGGATTATGCCCTTAATGACCCTAAACTTCATCCAACGCCCTCCCTGTTAGTTTTAAAAAGACATCTTCCAGAGTCGGCTCCTCCACCTTAATGGCCTTTATCTCACTTCCAGCAGAGATTAAAAGCTCAACAATCTTCGGTAAAGCTTCCTTTGAATTCCTCACATGAATTCGAAGAGTCCCACTTTTCTCAATAAGCCTTGGGAATACCTCTCTAATCCCTTCGACTCCTTTTAGAATACCCTCTACCTGAATAATGCTTTCCTCTCCTATTAGGGCTTTCAGTTCATCCGCTGTACCGACAGCCACGACTCTTCCTTCGTTCATTATCGCTATCCTATCAGCTAGTGCCTCGGCCTCCTCCATATAATGTGTGGCAAGGAGTATTGTTTTGCCCTCGGCCTTAAAGCCTTTTATAAGATCCCAGAGCTGTCTTCTTGACGGAACATCTAGACCTGTTGAAGGCTCATCCAAAATCAGGATTTTGGGCTCATATAAAAGTGAGATAGCTAAGTTTAAGCGCCGCTTAAATCCTCCACTCAACTCCTTAGCTTTCTTTTTGGCTGGTAGATCAAAACGTTCAATGAGTTCTTTGATCCTTTCTTTAGGTGCATCATAGAGATCTGCATAGAAAGCAAGGTTTTCCTCAACGGTCAGCAGATCATAAGAAATACTTTCCTGAGGAACATAACCTATTAAACGCGCTGTTTTCTTACTTAACTTCTCTCCAAATACCCCAATCTCCCCACTGTCAAACTTCAGCCCTTCTGTCAAAATCCTTATGAGTGTTGTTTTACCAGCACCATTGGGCCCAAGAAGGGCAAATATTTCACCTTCCTCAATTTCTAAGTTTATCCCTTTCAACGCTAAAAAATTTCCGTAACTTTTCATTAGATTTTTGATTTTAATAGCCGACATCAATGCACCCAATACTCCAACAACTAATAGATATTTAAAGATTATCTTTTATCTTTTAAGAAATAGAAAGTACTTGTTATTGACGTTTTGACTCATATTCCTTAATATTCTGCAAAAGCCCACAAGGGGATTCTACTGGTGTGAAATAAACGAAAATATTATTACTACCGATCGTTAAATTATATGTTAGGTGCGCTTCCATGAAGATAGTTATTTATGATGGTGCTAATACTATTGGGGGTTCCAAGATCCATGTTGAAGAAGGCGATAACGGCCTCTTTCTTGATTTCGGGATGAATTTTGCAAAGTATTCCCTATACTACGAAGAATTCATAAGTGAACGAACTGCAAGAGGAATTTACGACCTCTGGCATCTCAACCTAATACCAAAACTTAACATTTATCGAAGGGATTTAATTCCCAGAGACCTTATAAATGAAGTTCCCCGATATCCAAAAGTCCCAACCAGTGCAGTCCTCATAAGCCATGCTCATCTGGATCACGTGGGGAATGTTGCTCTTCTTGACGAGAGCATTCCCATAGTTGGCTCCCCAACAACAATCGCAATTCTCAAAGCATTAAATGACACTTCCAGTGGAGGCAGTCACTTTGGAATGGAGATTCCCTATTACAAAGTAAAAAAGAACAAGGATTCGGAGGGATATATCCTCGAAGCAGATAGAAATTCCCATTACCCCTCAAGAAAAGTTATCCTCTCTGAGGATATATCTTCTTTTCATGACTTCCTCTTTTACAGACCCGGGCAAGAGTCATCCAGAGCCAAGAAAATCATTCCAAATGACGTGAAAACTCTTGATGAGGAAGATTTGGGCTTTGAGATTAAAGCTTTCACTGTGGATCACTCAATTTATGGTGCCACAGCATACATAATTGAAGGAGACATCAGTTTAGCCTACACTGGTGATTTTAGACTTCACGGAAAAAATGGCAACAAAACAAGGAAATTCATCAAGGAGGCAAAAAATGCAAGCGTCTTAATTACTGAAGGAACAAGGGTTGGGAGAGAAGAGCATGAGAACGTTTCCGAGCAAGAAGTTTATAAAAACGCCCTGAAAATTGTTGAAGAGGCCAAAGGTTTTGTAATAGCAGACTTTTCGGCGAGGAATTTTGAGAGACTTGAAAGCTTTAAAGAAATTGCAGAGAAAACGGGGAGAGAGTTAATAGTCACAGCGAAAGATGCTTACTTTTTACACGCTCTAATAGTCACAGCGAAAGATGCTTAGAGTTCTTTTTACACGCTCTGAAAATGGTTGACGGTGTTGATCGACTTAAAGGCTTGAGGATCTATGGGAACTTCAAAGCCAGTCAGCAAAAATGGGAAGAGCTTGTAGTCTGGAGCAACTATGCCGAGTATTACGTTTCTCCCTTTGAGATTAGGGAGAATCAAGAAAACTACATCCTCTGCTTCTCGTTCTATGACATGCCCCATCTGCTTGACATAATGCCCGATGGCGGGACTTACATCTACTCTTCAAGTGAGGCCTTTGGAGAGGAGCAGGAGTTCAGCTTTTTAAGACTCTGGAACTGGCTGCAATATTTTGGCTTTGAAGTCCATGGATTCAGAATAGATGGATATGGAAAACCAATCTTTGAGAAAGGTTTGCATGCCTCGGGACATGTTTCAAAAGAAGAATTGAGAAAAGTCATTGATGATATTGATCCAGATTATATTATTCCAGTCCATACTGAGAATCCAATGTGGTTTAAGAATAAGTGGGATGAAAAGACTGTTGTTTTGAGAAATGGAAAAAGCTGGGAGGTTTAAAGGATGGGGAAACCTCCAGAACGGGATGTATCTCGGATTATTGAATACATCCGTGATTGTGTAGAACATCCAGAAAACCATCCAGAGCATTGGGAAGATTGGCTTAGGGCCGGACGAAGAAGGTTTCTCCTTTTGAATATCATCTACTACATCCAGCACGTTCAGGGGAAAGAGGAAGGAGTTACCAAAGAAGACCTTGAGAGATTCATGAGAGAGCTATACTATGTTAACAGAGAGATGTTTTCAAACATAATAAAGCCCTGGAAGTCTTTGGATGATACTCTAAAGGAGCTTTTGGAGCAGAGATTGATTGTTCAGGTTTCAGAAGGAGCGTATCTAGTGAATAAAGAGAGGATACGGGATGAGAAGGATTTGATTTATTGGGGAGGGATAAAAGGAACATTAGATAAGGTTAGTATGGAAATTTCGAAACTTTAATGTTTTTTAATTTTCCAAAATACTTATTAATTTTAGAACTTAGTAACTCTTTGGTGTGGTTTAGTGAGTATTATGTGCATTGAGAAGGGGAGTGAAGATGAGAGAAAACTAGACCTTCCCTTCCGAATAGGGAGTATTGGAAGTAATTATTGGGCTTTTCTACGGACTAATGAAAATCAAGAACATGAAATAATACTCTTCGAATGGAAGAAGTACGAGATAGAAGCCAGTGAGGCTAAAGTCACTATCCCAGACCTAGAAGATATTAAAGAGAGCAAAATTCATGAAAACACTTTTACATTCACGTTCAAAAACTACATTGGAAGGTCAAAGCTCATTATTGAAGACTCTAATAGAAAGAAACAAGAATTTCCAATTATTGTGCTCTCCGAGAAATTTGGAAAGATCACCATTGAAACCCGGGAAGTTATAGATCTCAAGAAAATAACAGACATCAAAGGGAGGAAAGAAGCCATAGGAAAACTAATTGAAAGGTTTAACAAACTAACTCAGAAGCTTACTGACGACATAACAAGAATTTCCTCTTCACTTAACTTCTCAATAAGATCCCCTACAGCATTTACTGTTTACGAAAGTGATCAACCAATGAACGAGCTTTTCGCTTACCATTACCTCCGCTCAAATAAAGAACGCATTATAGAAGCATTTGAGACTGTAATAAGACGAATTAAGAGAAACCTAATTATTAATGAGGAACTACTCGAATTCTATGAAGTAGACGATATAAGTCCCGAAACCCTTGTGTCACTCACCCAACATCCCGAATATATTATACCTACTGGAGAAGATATTCCCGTGGCGAAATATTTAGATGGTTATGTTCCTACCAAAGTTTTTGGCTTTAGAAAGTACGAGAGTTTCGACACTCCCGAAAATCGTTTTGTTAAGCACTTCTTGAAACTCCTTATTGAATGGGCCGAAAAAGTAATCAATACATTTAAAGGAAAAGTGACTGTTGAACCTATTAGTGAAGTCCTTGGTGAGCTTGAGTTCATAATGAGCGATGGAATATGGGATGAAATCGGTGAGATGACACTTTTCCCATACACTTCACAGACTCTTCTCAAAGGAGATGGCTATAAGGAGCTTTTGGAACTATATCGCGAATTTACTTCGTACGTGCCGTTCTTTGATGACCTTCAGAGGGTAATAGACAACAAGGACATTGCTAAGCTCTATGAGTACTGGACCTTCTTTAGGCTCGTGGAGGAGCTTGGGAAAATATTCGGTAAAAAAGAACTCAAGATAACTATTGAACCCACAGGAGAACTATTGGAAAAGGAAGGAAAAGTTTATGCCAAGTTCGACAATGGTTGGCGTCTGTACTACAACAAAAGGCTCACATTAAGAAAATGGAGCTACTCTGTAACGCTGAGGCCAGATTTCTCACTCTTTAACGATGATCCATCAAAGAAAAGTACAAAACTAATCGGAGTTTTTGATGCAAAGTTCAAGCTTGATATTGTAGATACAGAACAAGAGAGAAAAGATTTTGATATTGAGAGTGAAGAAGCAGAAAAAAGCGAAAACCACACAGCTCGGGCAAAGACGGGGGATATTTACAAAATGCACACCTACAGAGACGCTTTGGGATGCAGGTTTGCAGTGGTAGTTTATCCGGGGGAAGGGAGTATATTTTTTGATGTGAAGAATGGTAAAATCACAAAGCCTTCATTGGATGAAATATTGATAGGATATGTTGAAGGAGTTGGATATCTGAGTTTCAAGCCTGAACGAAGGTGATGGGTGATGTCTAGGAGGATTGATGAAATATTATCTGTGCTTGAGGAAATTAAGAACATATACTCTCCAGAAAGAGACTTGAAAGAGATAAGATTAGAAGCTACTAAGAACGTCGCAAGGAGAGAGGGAGTAGAAATAGAAACTGTGGTTGATAAGTATACTAGACAACTTAATTTAGACACTTCTGGGTTTGACAAACTATTAACAGAATGGATAGTCAACAATAACCCCATACCTTTAATGCAAAGGTTACTAAAATATGCTGTTGATGAAGAAGATAGAAAAGGAATTCGTGAATTCTTTGGAAACTCTGAAAAGCAGGTAAAAAGAAGAGATGTAATTGGGATAGTTGCAAATATTGCTTGGGCCCATAATAGATGGAGAGAGTTTGATGGGCTGGATGATAAGATAAGAGAGAAGTATGGATTTGAGTATGTTAAGCAGACAGGATTTGCTCATGAATGGTGGAATTTCTATGAAGACTTTGACTCAGAATACTACTATGGTCATATTGAAAGCAGAGGAAAGCTCAGCAAGTTTAATAGTGGGGGTTTGATCCTTTTTATTTCTCGGAATGTAGATGATAACAACTTTTATTTTGTGGGCTTTTATGGAGATGCGGAATACTCAGAAAGTGGTTTTAGAACCGGTAAGACACTTAGAGATCTTCTACCAGGTGACTTTAAAGAGACCTTAAAAAACTCAATAGAAACTGGGAAAATCTCTGGAAAACATGCAGATTATCTCAGAACAATATTATTTGAAAGTCCTGAAGAAGTAACAAGAAAATTCAGGGCAAGAAAAGCACACTCAGCAGTGTTCCTTGAGGAAGGGTATGTTCAAATTTCTTCTGCGGATTTAGGAATCAAAAAATTTGGTCAAAATAAGGTGATATATATTGGAGAAAACGAAAGTATTAAGCCAGAAAAGATATTTAACCTTCTTTTAAAGGCCAAACATAGACATGAAGACGTTCTACGAACTTTAAAGCATGATGATGTGAAAAGAGAGGAAGTACAGAGTATTATTGGGAAAATAGATTGGGTTTTAAAGACATGTTTCAGGGGAGGTTATTTTATGAATGTTGATGCTCTAAAACGAATTTTAAAGGAACAAAAAGAAGGACATAGTAAAGAATGGGCAGAAATTAGAGATAAAACACTTAAGATACTTCAAGAGATGGGAAATATCCTTCTAAAAGAAGAACTTAAGGAAGAAGACATTAGCAAGTTCAAGAAGCTCAGAGATAGGCTACCTAAACCTCCATGGTACCAAGTTGAGATTGAAAATATCGGGATCAAGAAATATTTTACAAATATTAGAGGCATTCTGCAAATAGTTGCTACAGTGAATTCAAGCAATTTTGAAAATAAATTGAATGAATTTGAAAAACTGTTAATAAATACCACGAATAAGATGTCTGGTATAAATATCGGAGTATTAAGTGTGTGGATGGCTTTAGTAAATCCAAAATTCTTCATGCCAACAAACAATACAACACTACCAGAGAACTTGAGGAAAAGAGTAAGCATGGAGAGATTCTGGGGAAGTGACTCTGACCCTCGAAAATTTGTAGAATTCATTAAAGTTGTCAACGAGATCAGAGAGGAACTTGGTATACATAGTATGGCAGAAGTAGCCTATTATCTAAGTAAATATAAACAAGAAAATGATAAGGTGAGTCTAAACAACTACTTCGCCTCCAAAGGCTACTACTTTCCAGAGCACATTATTGCTCAATTTTACACCGCCCTAAAAACTAAGGGCTTCGTCATTCTCTCCGGCCTCACAGGAACGGGCAAAACAAAGATAGTGCAAGAGTTAGCAGAGCTTCTTGATAATTCAAAGGAAAACCTCTTATTTATCCCAGTTCGTCCAGATTGGCGCGATTCAAAGGCCTTACTTGGTTACTATAATCCTCTGAATGGAGAATATCAAAAGACCGATCTCCTTGAGTTCATCCTAAAAGCAAAAAAAGATTACGAGCAGAATAAAGAGAATGCCATGCCTTATTTTATCCTTCTAGACGAGATGAATCTTGCTCACGTAGAATACTACTTCGCCGAGTTCTTAAGTGTTCTGGAGAGTGGATGGGAAGACGATAGAGACGATAAATGGATCACTCGGAAAGGGGTACCTATTCATAATAACACCTGGTTGCATGCCCTGCAAGGAATCCCTCAAGAGATCAATCTTCCTCCCAACCTCTACATCATCGGTACAGTCAATATGGATGAGACAACATATTCCTTCAGCCCGAAGGTTCTTGATAGAGCTTTTACTATAGAATTTCATGACGTTAAATTAGATGAATACTCAAAGACATTTGAAAAAACGAACGATGAGAAAGAGGGTTATTCAGCACTTCGTAACAGAATTTTGGAAGATTTAAGGAAAAATGGTAAATTTTTGGCTGTTTTAAAGAAAGAAGACATTAAACCGGCCCTCAACGAGTTGAAGGATAAGCACAATAAATACTGGCAAATACTCCAGCAACTCAACGAAGCCCTTGAACCTTATGACTTAAACTTCGGCTACCGTGTCGTTGATGAGATAGCACTATTTTTCATTAATGCCAAGGAAAGCTGGAAAAAAGACATAATACACTTTGAAAACGAAGATGAAATCTTCGACCTTGCACTACTTATGAAAATCCTTCCAAAGTTTCATGGCAATAGGAAAAAGCTTGAGAAGCCTTTGAAAGAAATTCTAAAGCTTTGCATAAAGGAAAATGAACAGATAACCGTGAAGCTCAAGACAGATGAAAAGATCAGATTACCAGACGATATTGATAAGCTCAATAGTGATGTAATTGTGGTTATGCTTGGCAACTGGAAAAAGGAGGAATATGAAAAGTACTTCCGCTTTAAACATACAGCCAAGAAAGTCCTTCGCATGCTCAGACAGCTCTATGAGATTGGCTTTGCAAGCTTTAGTTGATTTTCTAATTATTTACCACGCTAAATCCCCCACCACTCACTCTGTATCTCCCTAACCTCTTCAACAACCTTAATTGTTCCATATTTTGGAGAAATCTTCTCAAGTTCCGGCTCCCCTTCGAGATAACCTTCAATAAAAGCAGGGAGACCTTTTCTTAAGCCCACACTGTATCCCCCTTCAAGAATAAGGGCCAAACTAAACCTTGAAAGCGAAGCCCCAGCAAAGTGATAAAATCTCTCACTCAGCTCCATCGTAGCTAAGCCATCCCCTTTAAAGGCATCAAAGCCCGCTGAGACCACAATGGCCCGTGGCCCGATATCCTCTAAAATAGGAAGAACTATTTCCTGCCAAACAAAGATGTAATCATCATCTTTTGAATAGTGCGGCATTGGGAGGTTTATTTTACTTCCCTCCGCACCCTTCCCGCCAATTTCATATATATCACCACTCCCTGGATAGATCCCACTTTCATGGAGATCTATATGAACAATATCCTCCTCATCCCAAAATATATCCTGCGTACCATTGCCATGATGAACATCAAAATCTATTATAACAACCTTTCCAGCTTTTTCTTTCAGCATTAATGCCGCTCCTGCAGCGTTATTAAATATGCAAAAACCAAGGGTAGGTGCACCAAGGGCCCTTCCCTTTTTCCCTGCATGATGTCCTGGAGGCCTAACCAAAGCCAAATAAACGTCCTTCTTTTTGAGTGCGAGCTTTGCCACTTGCATAGATGCCCCAAAAGCTGTGAGGGCTGCTTCCCATGTGTGCGGAGAAACGTATGTATCCGGGTCAACAAAAGAGAATCCACTCTCAGAAAGAGCCTGTATCTTTTTAACGTATTCATTTGAGTGAACTTTTAAAATATCGTTTATTCCTGCCATAGGAGGTTGCTCAACATTAATCCAGAGACCACGTTCTTTAAGTCCTTCAATTGTAAGTTCAAGCCTTTTTGGGTTTTCAGGATGATATCCTTCTGGTTTATGATCTTTAAAGACCTCGGAATAAAAAATTCTCATATTCCCTCCCTTAGAAAAGTGGAAAAAAGATTAGAATTCCTCTTCTTCAATAAGCCCATATTTATCAAGCTCGTGAAGAAGCTTTCTAACAGCCTCCCATGCATCATGTTCACTTTTTGCACCACTACAAACGATCTTTCCAGAGCTAAAGAGTAGTATAACTGCTTTAGGATCCTTAACACGATAGATGACGCCCGGGAACTGTTCGGGCTCATATTCACAGTTGGGTAACACAAGAGCAACAGCATCGAGATTAAACTCCATCTTAAGATCGCCACTAAACACCATATTTTGAATATCTATTTCAGGAGCTCTGCTGAATTTAGTCCCAATCTTTGAAAGCATTTCAACGAGCTTTGAAACCGCTGCTTGGATATCATCAACACTCTTTGCTCCTGTTACGACAAGTTTTCCAGAACTAAATACTAGAAGAGCAACCTTTGGCTCATCAAAGCGGCATATTATCCCTGGGAACTCCTCTGGATTATACTTTGAATGGGGACATATCTCTATAACTTTCTCAAGGTCTAGTGAAGCAAAAAGATCCACTGAAGCGACGATATTCTCTATTCTAAGCTCCACATTGCTCATGTCAACCAAGTTTTGCACCTCCTTAAGCTGGGTTTAAAAACCCTTTTATAAATAACTCCACCGGGGTTTTTAAAGTTTAGCTGACAAAAATTAAAAGAAATTCAAGTACCTCATTAAGACTTCTATCTTAACGCTCTCAAAAAACTTTAAGTAGTTTGACTCAGGTTATTTTTTAGGTGAAAACCATGCTAGTAGAGATGCTCAGAGAAATAACTCAAATACCGGGTATATCGGGATATGAAGATGGAGTAAGGACAAAGTTGATTGAATGGATAGAACCATACGCCAATTACAAAGTAGACACAATAGGAAACCTTATCGTAGAGCTTGGAGAGGGTGAAGAGAAAGCCATTTTCATGGCACATATGGATGAGATCGGGCTCTTAATCACAAGTATAACAAAAAATGGAAAGCTTAAGTTTAGAAAAATTGGCGGAATAGATGACAGACTTTTATTAGGTAGACACGTAGAGCTTATAACCGAAAAAGGAAAACTTGACGGAGTGATAGGGGTTACTCCAGTTCATTTGAACTTAGAGAGAAAGTTTGAAACTCTCCCATGGCATGCTTTAGAAATAGACATTGGAGCAGAATCAAAAGAAGAAGCTGAGAGAATGGGAGTTAAAGTACTTGATTTCGCTGTTTTTAAGAAGCACTTTAGCGTCTTGAACAAGAAATACGTGGTGACAAGATCATTGGATGATAGATTTGGGGTCATTGCCCTTGTAGAGGCAATAAAAAATTTAGTCGATCATGATTTAGATGGTAAGTACATCTTCGCATTCACAGTTCAGGAAGAAATTGGTCTTAAAGGTGCAAAATTCTTGGCAAATACCTACTCCCCCAAGTATGCTATAGCCGTGGATTCCTTTGCATGCTGCTCATTCCTAACCGGAGATGTAAAATTAGGGAAAGGAGCAGTTATAAGAGCCGTTGACAATTCAGCCGTATACACTCCTTCTTTAGCAAGAAAGGCTCTTGAGATAGCACAGAGAAACAACATTCCTATACAGATTGGTGTTACTGGAGGAGGAACCGATGCATCAGTATTCGAAACTAAAAGCCAGACATTAGCCCTAAGCGTCCCTATAAGATACCTTCATAGTGAGACGGAAATGTTACACATAAGAGATTTAGAGGCCCTGATAAAACTGATCGAGGCATTAGCGTTTGAGCTTGAGTGATGGAGGTGATTCCTTGCTTAAATCTTTAGGATACTTTGGAGTCGGCATATTCATAGGAATATTGGCTGCTTTATTTGGTCTAGGAGGAGGATTTCTAATAGTGCCAACCCTAAACCTTTTGGGAGTCGAAATCCACCATGCAGTTGGAACATCCTCAGCTGCTGTCGTCTTCACTTCTCTAAGCTCTGCTATAGCATATTCCCGACAAAAAAGGATACACTACAAAGTCGGCCTACTTTTAGCCAGTACAGCAGTAATAGGAGCTTATATTGGAGCATGGATGACTAGTTATATAAGTGCTACCCAGCTCAAAGTGATCTTCGGTGTCGTCCTCTTCTTAGTGGCAATAAAACTTTATCGTAAAAAGAGCAGAGAACCCCACGAAGTTGACTTAAACCAGGTAAAGCTAGACTACAAAATTGTCCCAATAGGAGGATTTATAGCTGGAATAGCAAGTGGGTTGCTTGGAATCGGCGGAGGGGCTATAAACGTGCCTTTTTTAACCTATATCGGACTGCCAATTCATTATGCAGTCGCTACATCAAGCTTCGCTATCGTGTTCACAGCTACGAGCGGAGCCTTGAAGCACTATATGCTTGGTAATGTCGAGGTAGAGTGGCTCCTTCTGCTTATCCCTGGTTTGATAGTTGGTGCCCAAATAGGAGCAAGAATAGCAAAAAGAACCAAAGCAAGCAGTTTGACGAAAGCTTTTGCAGTTATTATGGCGTTATTGGCACTCAGGATGATTCTTAAAGGACTTGGATATCCAATCCCTTGATTTTGTTTTTACACTTTTCTTTAAACTTATCAAAATTCCCCAAACTGGATAGAATTCTAAGCCCAAACTTATTAAAGATTCTAATCACAATTAAAATAAAAGAACGAAACGATATGAAACTTTCGTTTCGCCGAGTTCCTAAAGTGATGTACAATTCAACATACATTTGGGTGAGGGATTATGAAATTTAGTGGCCTTTGGTTGATGCTTATCTTAATTGGAGGTTTA comes from Thermococcus sp. EP1 and encodes:
- a CDS encoding histone deacetylase family protein, which codes for MRIFYSEVFKDHKPEGYHPENPKRLELTIEGLKERGLWINVEQPPMAGINDILKVHSNEYVKKIQALSESGFSFVDPDTYVSPHTWEAALTAFGASMQVAKLALKKKDVYLALVRPPGHHAGKKGRALGAPTLGFCIFNNAAGAALMLKEKAGKVVIIDFDVHHGNGTQDIFWDEEDIVHIDLHESGIYPGSGDIYEIGGKGAEGSKINLPMPHYSKDDDYIFVWQEIVLPILEDIGPRAIVVSAGFDAFKGDGLATMELSERFYHFAGASLSRFSLALILEGGYSVGLRKGLPAFIEGYLEGEPELEKISPKYGTIKVVEEVREIQSEWWGI
- a CDS encoding TATA-box-binding protein, which translates into the protein MVDMSNVELRIENIVASVDLFASLDLEKVIEICPHSKYNPEEFPGIICRFDEPKVALLVFSSGKLVVTGAKSVDDIQAAVSKLVEMLSKIGTKFSRAPEIDIQNMVFSGDLKMEFNLDAVALVLPNCEYEPEQFPGVIYRVKDPKAVILLFSSGKIVCSGAKSEHDAWEAVRKLLHELDKYGLIEEEEF
- a CDS encoding M42 family metallopeptidase; this translates as MLVEMLREITQIPGISGYEDGVRTKLIEWIEPYANYKVDTIGNLIVELGEGEEKAIFMAHMDEIGLLITSITKNGKLKFRKIGGIDDRLLLGRHVELITEKGKLDGVIGVTPVHLNLERKFETLPWHALEIDIGAESKEEAERMGVKVLDFAVFKKHFSVLNKKYVVTRSLDDRFGVIALVEAIKNLVDHDLDGKYIFAFTVQEEIGLKGAKFLANTYSPKYAIAVDSFACCSFLTGDVKLGKGAVIRAVDNSAVYTPSLARKALEIAQRNNIPIQIGVTGGGTDASVFETKSQTLALSVPIRYLHSETEMLHIRDLEALIKLIEALAFELE
- a CDS encoding sulfite exporter TauE/SafE family protein gives rise to the protein MLKSLGYFGVGIFIGILAALFGLGGGFLIVPTLNLLGVEIHHAVGTSSAAVVFTSLSSAIAYSRQKRIHYKVGLLLASTAVIGAYIGAWMTSYISATQLKVIFGVVLFLVAIKLYRKKSREPHEVDLNQVKLDYKIVPIGGFIAGIASGLLGIGGGAINVPFLTYIGLPIHYAVATSSFAIVFTATSGALKHYMLGNVEVEWLLLLIPGLIVGAQIGARIAKRTKASSLTKAFAVIMALLALRMILKGLGYPIP